In Fusarium verticillioides 7600 chromosome 6, whole genome shotgun sequence, the sequence CCTTCTTATTCAATTTACCCATAACGAAAGGGCCTTTTGGCAATCCAGATGTCGTCTCAGCAATTTGAAGAATTCACAGCTCAAAGTTACTCCACGAGCAACCAGACCGATCCCGAATTCAGACAACTCGCGATAGACGTTCTTGATGAAAACTATCGAGATATTGTTACGAGAGCAGTTGTACGAATTCTTGATACTGAAATAGCAGAAAAAACATATGCTCAAATTATCGATGGACTACCCCTGGGCGAGGTCGCGTTTGAATCAAGAGGAGGAATGcctcaccaagatcatccTATCAATCATTGCCACGACGAGCTTTGCGCGGGGATTTTAGACAAGGCACGCGAGTTCCGCGATAAATTTGACCCCTTTGTACTAAAATTCGACTCCAAAGTCAGTGTTGATTCTCATATAGTCTTTCGTCTATATCAATAACTAAATGCCGTGTTAGCTTCTGTTCGCAtatcaagctgcttctgcagGATCACGATCCTCCAATACACGTCTCATCGAGATAATTGCGATAGCAGTCCATCAGATTGCTGTAACCCTCTTCAGTCTTGAGGAGGGTTTGCACAAGAACGATGGTGTCATTGAATGGGCACCACCAAAGTCAGACAAGATCTGGTGGTCACATTGCCCAAATGGGCCTGAACCTACAATGTTCTTCCACCCTTGGTATTTAAGTCACGATAGGTATCCCAACGGGGTAGCGGACATGGCTGGGTATTGGGCTGAATCCCGAATTCTCGGTGGCGTCGTTTTATTCGACCGTCGCCAGCCAGTACCAGGCTCTAGCGTGGACCAGGATGCTATATACATCCACCCTGACAGAGACGACATAACTTATAGAATCTGTCGTTTGACATCCGAGCAAAAGCTTCAGCTACTCAAGTTTCTCACTGCCGATGAGCCAGGCCAGAATCCTCTGCCGATTCTGCCTAGCGAGAAGAACGATTACCGCATTGACCCGGAAGAGTCTCCTGAGGACACTGGGATATACAGGGATATATGGGATCGCTCAAAACTTCGTGAAGATGCTTATGACCAAAGGCTAAGGGACGTTTGGAATAAAGTGGATTATCTCACTCACAGTGACAAAGGCAACGCTGGAGACCGAGCactggagagaagaaataGGATATTCTACGCATATTCTGACGACGAGGCCTGATAAGCGTTTATAGACAAACTCATAACATAGTTGAAACATCCAAAGTACAACAGGCTATATAATTCACCCGTATTGTAAATAGTATTGTCAGGATAAGGGGCACGTTGCTTGCCTTACTACTTAGCTGGGAGCCCAAGGCTTACCTAGGGACAGTGACCAGGCACTCCTGAAATTCACTGAGTTTCTCAGTGATGAGTGCCCCCCATTACAGCCTGATGATCACCAGTAGGTGGCCTGGAACGCCATAAACTCTCCAGATGTGGTTAGTATGCCTCTGAATCAACAACCAGCAGAAATGATACTCCCCTGGGCTTTGCCCTGTGGGCGAGAAATAGCCTTGTAATGGAGCCCACCACGAATAAGAAAGTTACGGGGCTCGTCGTCCCACCTATTTCAAATGCGTTTCTGGCCCtccccatcttctttctttcaccATCCTCTCGTccacatcaccatcactaTGAACAACGACAACACCATGAAGGACTTTAATTCCAACCCCAGCTCAAGCAGCAGTGTTCATACTTCCTCCGCTGAccttgaggaaaagaaagaggccCATCATCCCGTCGCCAAGGGCGAGTACCAGCAAGAGGGTAAGTCTATAGTCGGTGGTGTGCTCATTCTAACAAAGCTTACTATTGCACAGTCCTCAAGATTGCTGAACGCACCTATCCAAAGGAGCTTCCCGTTGCCGAGAACATGATGCTAATCCACCACATCCGTGTCTCTGGTGCATACGCTGATGCCCGCGATCAGTTCGCGGCCATGTCTCAGCCGACTGCTCTTGGTTGGTCTGAAGTCCACTGCCTGTACAAGTACCTTCTGTCTTTCCAGCTCAGCCACCCTGATACCAAGACGGGGTCACCTCACCAAGTACTGGGATCTTCACTACTTCTTGACCGCCGTGTTCTTCAACTGGGAGACTGGAAAGGAGATCGGACCCCAACCTGTCCTTCCTGAGCAAGTCTTCGACGACTATGCTAAAGACGTTGGCCTGCTCATCCGTGACCTCGACCCCGTCGTCAACAAGGGTGGATCCCTTGATGCCTCCGGACGCTGCATGTGGGACCAAGGCTATTTGgctttcaaggtcaaccAGGAAACCCTGGAGTGGCATGTCTCTTGGATGGATTGTAATGGCAACTCTTTGAAGCGGGAGGACGTTCAACTGTACGACAagtacaacaacaaccacaaaGAGGCATTCAATGCCGTCATTGAGAATTTCGACCGAAAGCAGAACCAGCGAATCATGGCTTACAACTAGAAGCTTGCCATCCACGCTGCTCGAAAGAAGGTCATGGAGTTCCACGAGAATGGTTTCAAGATGTACATGAAGTTCTCCAGCCAcgaagacatcgacatcaagaatTGCTGGCTCGTCAGACACTACATGCCCAACTTGGGCGAGTCCGTGGATCACGAGCTCGACTACTGAGTATTGAGAGTTTGTAACTAGGTATTACTGCCTATGGTTGATACTTTCATAAGATGATGTATCGGTTGGTGGCGGAAAGGCCGGAAAGATAGCAAATCAGAGAGCTAAGAAGCATAAATTGCCACAACGTGATACCGCCCTGCATGCTTGCTGTCGTCATTCCACTGTGAAGAACAACATCGACATGAACATGTGCTTCTTTCTGACTTGAAAAACGTCATATAATTTGTTATGCCGTATTACATATTGTGCAAGATCTGTTCAAAGCCCTCTACCTCGATCGTTGGGGGTCGAGACCACCTCTCCTTGAGGCTCGCCACATCGCCCTGTCGTCCCTCGCCAACATCGGACGAAACAGCAAAGATCGAGGTCTTCAACCAAAGTTCCTGACTAGGCTCTAGTCTTCTTGTGATGCCTACGGATGAAACGGGGATCAATGTTCGCTGGCACACGATGTTCGTGTTGGAGTCCGGCTTCAGTGCGTAGCTCTCCACATCAACTATTTTTCTGTCGAAAAGAGCTTCGGTCAGAATTCCACTGGAGCCAGCTTTAGACGATATGATTGTAGATCTCTCATCAGAGAAGTTTCCCTCGAAACTGCCAGGGACGACTCTGTCGGGGACTGGGAGCGTTGGCAAGTTCATCCCATCAGCATGCTTACGGCCATTTATAGCGAAacctccttcaacaacgtGAAGCGACTCAATAGGCTTCTGGCATCGTATGCGGTGCATTCGAATATGCCAATCAGGCCATTGCTCGGTCGGCGGGATCAAGATCGTATCGACAGCCACGGCTCGATCGCCCCAAGGATACCATCTTACGCTCGCAATGGAAGCATTCGACACACTCTGGTTATCCGTCTTTGTCATCAGAGTCCCAAACTTAACTTCATCGCACTTCCACTTGACGGCCCAAGTCTCTCCGCCATCTCGGCTCAGCGCCAGTTGGTTGTCTGGTGAAATTTGTTGGATTAGGGGGCCTGTTGGAACGGAGAACCCAAAGGCCGAAGAATACGCAAACTTGCAGTACTTGGCTTGATTGGCTTTCATCGGCCAGGCAACGAATTGTCCAGGAGTTAACATGAAGTGATGATTACCTTGCAGTTGGTTGCACAGTATTTGCTGAGGAGCGCGGACGACTTGTGTAGGGGCTTCCAAGTGCGGATACGGAAGTGGCTCAGAGTTCCAGAATTCGTCGTCGGCACTCAGGCCAACCGCTATAAGTGTTTTGAGGCACCAGTATACGGACTGGGGAGAGTTGTAGTCTTCGGCCATGTACATATTTCTGCTGATGTTAGTGGCACTTCTGCTTAGTACTACGGCTCAACTTACGGGTACAACCATCCAATCGTAAGGGTGCCATCGGCCGAGAAGATGTCCCCGGAATGTTGTGCCCACCACCTCAGATGTCGGGTCAGGAACCCCTtgattgctgctggtgaatCAAGAGGTTTAGGCATGTTAGGCACCTTGGCAAACGCCAGCACGCCGAAGAAGCCTCCGCAGGCAAACCGGTACGTGAGGGATCTACCGAATGGAATCGAAGATCCTGTCTGTTGTTAGCTTAACGTGAACATTGTTTATGTTCGTGGCATGAGGTACCCTGAGAGTCGAAGTATCTCCAGAAATGGGTTCCAAAATCCCTGGCTCGTTGTTGATATATCTCACAACGCGACTGATCTAGATCAGCGGCGAACTTTGAGTAAAGGACCTGCGAGAACTGAATGGCGAAACTACCAGAATAGTAGTCTGCTTGCCGTCCTGTTCCCACGGCATCTCGACGTCCGGTCTTCTCAGCgagctcctgttcctgtctCGCTTGCTCAACTGTTTGCCAGGGACCATCCGCTGACCATCCATCTCCGATGTAGAAGCTATCCAATAGCTCAAGATCTGAATCCATCTCTTGCTTGACTTCCGAGAAAGGGAGGCCGCAAGTCTTCACTAAAGCAAGGTTGCAGAAGACGCGAAACCAGCGCCAATTTGTCGGGGGCATTTTCTTGCCGCGAATTGATTTCAACCAgttcttcaagttcttcttTTGGTCTTCGTTCAATGGTTCATAGAAACGCTTTGGTGCTGCTATGAGAGCAAACGCTAGCATCTCTGCCTCCACCATTCTTTGGTCCATATCGTTCATGGCCCCCCAATACTCTGGATGATGGGGGTCGGTTCCTGCGATGAAGCCGTCGACCCATGGCTGAACGAGCTCATCTACCCGAGCTGCTAGGTCCTTGTTGGTGATAGAGTCATACCCGAAAAGCAATGGCGCGATCGCCCATAGCGGCCTTGCAAAGCCTTCTAATTGTGCCGCCGACTCATCGAAATGCGCACCTGTCGCAATTGGAATACGAACGCGAGATTTCCCAGGTGAGAAATATTGTTTTAGAGGATTGATCAACGCAATTATGGCTTCAATAAAGTCATCTCGGGTTTGGAAGGGGTTGTCGGAGAATCCTGGTAGTGGCGGCATTTTTTAGTGTAACTCGGAGTGAGATTGGAGAACGAGAACTTCAAGTTACACAAAGTGAGAGATTAAACAGCTcaacgaggagaagcaaatTTACGGAATCTTCAACTTaaacatcatcgacatcacaACACTTTTTGGCTCACGACACGATAGAAACGAGCTCTCGACAATTGAACAGCTCCAGCCTCGGGCGTCGGCCTATTCGTATCCGAAGCTATCATCAGCTGATGGTGATCCCCCTCCATTGGCTCGCTTGCAACACTATCCCCATGGGGTAATAGTTCCAGAGCTTGTTTTTGGCCAAGGATCGACATACGAAcgcctcctcttctctgaaCTCTCTCGTTATTACATAAACTATGCGATCCCTCGGGCAGCGGGCGAACTCTATAATCACACAATCACAAGCAAAATGGACCATCAGAGCGTGCCTTTAGGTGGAGCTGGCAATGGGTCTGCCGCTGGGGATACCGAAGTCCCTTCGTGTCAGGGATGTCGGCGGCGAAAGCTCCGCTGCTCCAGAGACAAGCCAATGTGTAATCATTGTCAAAGATTGGGTACGTCGAGGCATTCAGGGATGAGATACAGTGACTGACTATTGTAGACTCGCCTTGTGTATACGACACCAAAAAGAGCAAACCGGGGATCAAAACTGGGGTCATAGAAGGCTTGAACCGTCGAGTCGGTACGTAAAACGGTGATAATTCCACTCATAACTGACCAAGATCAGAGGCTCTGGAGAACACAGTATTCGACAACGCGCAGCCCCCCAATCAAGCTACTTCATCTGAGTCTTCACAAATTATTGGGGCCTTCTCGAGTCTCATTCAGGAACTTCGAGGCTTGGTTCACAACACGGCGGGCTCGTTGTCATTGCCGCCCGCTCACTCTTCAATAGCCCAAGCACAACACGCGACACCGGGATCTGTAGCTCTATCATCCCCGAACGATGTCCAACATCAACCGCGAAAGAGACGAAGGGTGGACAGCTGCGGCAACCCGAACATAGAGCTAGCCAGTCAGCTCAATGAGTTGGGAAGCACTTCAACCCAATTGCCCCCTCCCGAACTCCTagaagaagtcatcaacGCATACTTCATTTTGGTTCAGCCATGGATACCCATTCTACACGAAACCCGTTTCAGGAGCCGCTTCTACAGTCAAGAGCAACTGCCCTGTCTCACTGTGCTACTGCATGCAATAGTAGTCGCTGCCGTCCGCTTTGTCGATACTGAGAATGGAAAGGTATCTGAGAAAGAGCTGGAGACATGGACCTCGAGATCCAGAAGCATAGTGCTTTTATCAGCTATGGACGGCATGTCGGTCGAGAATTTACAAGCCCTCAGCATCATAGCCTTCACAGATGTAAGCACGCTGTATCTATTGGGAAGCACGTCTAATTGGGGTATTCACAGATGGGTAATGGAGACATGTCCAGAGCTTGGCCTATCATAGGCTCACTCACAAGGACAGTCGAGTATCTCCAGCTCAGTGTTGAAACGGACGACCGACAGCAGGGACCCCTACTAAAGCCCCTAACCTCTTTGTCACCGTCGCAGAACTGGACTCAAGAGGAGGAGCGGAGGAGAGTTTTCTGgagcatcttcaatctcgacagGTAAGCTTACACCGTCTGATGGTTACAGACACCAGCTGACCGCTTAGGCTTTGCTCTGTGATGACTGGGTAAGGTTGAACAAGCCAGGATGTAACTAGTCGGTTCATACTTACAATCTCAGATGGAACACCAGCTTGACATCCGATGATGTTCGCAGACGATTACCAGCAGATGGAGGCCTATGGcataaagaagaaacagtGTTGACTCCCTACTTCGGTATCTGGGATCGCTCGGCCGCAAAGATGGGGAATTCCATTGTCTTCCTTCCAGCACACTACCCAAGTCCTGACCAAGTCGCCGAAGCACCACCCGAgacaccatcaacaaacacGACAGCACCCAAGGGCAACGACACAGTGGACATGACAACTGTCGGGGCGTTCGCTTACTGCATCGAGGCGACAGAGTCCTTGAGTCGAGTTACCACTTACTTTCTCCAACAGAGAATCAACTTCAGGGATCGTCAAGAAGTCGGGAATTGGCTTACCAGATTTAAGGAGCTGGACCTACGCCTCGTCCAGTATGTCTCAACTTTTCACCTTGAAAGCACTCATTAACAGGTATTGCAGCTGGAAGATGTTCCTCCCTCAAAAGTGGAAAGACTCCAACATCTCGCGAAGACCAACCATTATCAACATGGATCCAAACCTGACGTTAGCTCATATCACTCACAATACCTCTATGATCTTACTGCATCAGCAGATCGCGTATCCATCACCTCAGTGGACCAGCATCGTACGGATGCCTAGTGCCCATAGCGCAGAGACATGCCAGATCGCTGCGGCAGAAACGGCAACAATTACACGCAAGTATCTCAAGTACACACCAGAAAATAGCCCGGTTAATAGCCAGTTCGCTTTCTGTGTGTTCGTCAGTGCTCGCGCATTGCTTGGTaagatttcttcttcactaaTGCTCATGATCTTCGACTGATGATTCCGTAGTACACTGGAGATTCTACAAGACTGATCTAGCCCCCGAGTTCTGGGTTCTGGTTGAAAGCCTCGATGACTTCTCTAAGAGATGGGCAGGCCCTTTGTCTCGATTGAAATCTGGTCTCTCCTTACCCGGGAAGTACAGCGCTCAACTACGCTCCCTTCATAAGAAATGCACGGAAGATCCGGATTATTCTCCAGATGTCGTTGGATACTCGACCGATAGCTTTGCAACGCAAACATCTAATCACCTCAGCCAAGGGCAACCCGACAATCAGCACAGCAGCCGAGCTCGGGCTGGAGCATCCAGCGCTTTGCAGAACTCATTTGATAGTGGGACCCAAAGATCTATTCTCAATCCTGGTCCTCCAGGCGGTCATCTCAGCTTCCTTCCCCAAATATCACCTACCAATCCCGGGGTGGAGCACAATTCACCAGATGAGTTATCAGCTATCTCCACCGTTCTCATGGATCAGGACTTCATGCAGTTGGATCGAGTCATCAGCTTCGATGACATGATGTTTACAGCTCAAACGATTGACGATCAAGGGGGGCCTTTCTCTATGAATAACTGGACGTTAGGATAACCAAGGTATATCACAAGTATATTATAGGAAGTAGATGCATCTCTTGACTAATTCTGCATATGAAATTCCAGGAGATGTTATCTATACCAatcccatcttcaacaacctgTTCCCAAACTCAATCAAGTAGTAATCCGCATAAACCAGTCCATGATCCCAATACCTCTTGTAGTCTTTGGCGTTGTGATTCGCAGTGGCGTTCTTCAGAATAGCCTCAAAGTGAGCTTCGGGCTTCAAGTCTTGAACCTCAAATTTTCCATCTGATCCTAATGTGACTTTCGACTTTTCCTGTGCAAGGGAGAAGTCGAGCGTATCCTTGACGATTCGAATCGCCATTGATCGATATCTCTCACTCAAGTCGGGTGATCCACTTCCAGCTAGAGCTTGCGAGAGAACAAGCATACCATTTGCAGCAATTATGCCTGCTGACGAGTCTCTCAATGGTGCAGAAGTATCAACCGGGGCGTCAAAGTCCCAAAGAGGAACGTATCGACCCTTAGTGCGGTTCTCTCCAGGGACGGGGAATTCGACGCAATCTGGGGACCTGAGTAGTCTAAAGATGAAATATTCAGCTAGTCCAATAGCCGCATCCAGAAAGTCGGGGTCCTTATTCCAGTTGTACGTCTGCGAGTATCCGAGGATACCCCAAGCTTGTCCACGAGCCCAAGTTGAGTTGGCCGCGTAGCCTTGACCggttctcttctccttgacggATCCGTCTTTGGGGTCGAAGTTGACAACATGGAACGTGCTGTACATGGTTCTTCCAACAGAGTCGTCGGTCTCCTTTCGTAGCAGGGCCTTGATCAAAGCCTTGGCGTGGGCTGTTGCTGCTTCGGCCATTTCAGTCTGGCCAGTCTGTGCAGCTGCGTAGTACAGCAGGTCGAGATTGCACATCGAGTCGATAATCACCAGAAAGTCATCTGTCATACTAGAAATATCGACACCGTTTTGTGATAGGACATCCCACGATCGGATAGCGCCAACGTTGACGTTGTATCTTGTGTAGAGTGAGCGTGCGGCAGTGATGATAGACTCAAGGGCTGTCGTCTCGTGCAGAGTCTCCCAACGGACTCTCATAGATGGCTGGATCATGAATGACATATCGTGGGTATCTGTTCTCTGGGAATACTCATGGAGCGGATCAGACCAAGCTCGTCCGACGTCGAGCAGTTGCTTGAGCAGTTGTTGCTTATGGGCATCtccagctgaagcttggggaTACTTGATGAGACGCTCGATCAGCGAGTATATGGAACCTGGGAAGAAGCCACACGtccagaagagcttctcacGAAGGATGTATTTTCCAGCATCTGACCCAGTCTGGGGGACATATTCAGGGTATGCCAATGGAGGGTTCTATTAGTGTCAGTGAGGTATTCACATTGGTATGAAGAGCGCTTACGTTGTTGACAAGGCCTGACTCTGCAGCGTGGAGGATCTTTGCTGTGATGTTATCCTCAAAAAGCTCTGAAACGACAGATGATATGGACGCTTTGTGAGGCTTTGCAAATAAGGTACCATTTTTTGTAGCCTCATTGCCCTTTGTGTGGCCGTTCATATGGCCATTAGTGTGACCGTTGATACCGTTGGAAATTGTCATGATTTCTGGTAGTGAGGGGCAATTACGAGTAAATGTGTAAGTTTGATTCAATGGTTTAGTGTTGGTTCCTTTAAATGCTGGTCACAATTGATCTGCAGTTGTTCTCTTGTCTTAGACCTCAGCCTGAATGTGAGATGCCCGAAGCTCCGAAGGAATTAGCCCGAGACTTGGCCCGATGCCCGCTGCATTTACCGTAGTGGGCCATTGGGCAGTGGATCTCTAAGTTACGGGACGTTCTCCAAGGCGGCTTTTTATCTTCCACGAGCTACTCCAGAACTTATGAACATCACATGTCATAAGATGCTCGTAATGACACAGAGAATCTGTTATTTCCATCATACCCCTACTTTATATGATATATAAGCAACATCTGAAAACCAAACCGCGTTCAAATCTCGCGTTTTGTTCTGTTTTGCCCAACAAACCGCGTTCTAACTTCAGGGTAGCCGGCTTACTACAATTACCCTGTTTACTAAaaccctcaacaccaccaacatcgtCTTATAAGCCACTATGAGATCCACGCCCACCCAAAGGATCTCTATTTGAACTTGAAACTATACCCACATATCGAGTTTAATCTTGGGATGTCTCAAAAGGTCAAATAGTGGTTTCAACGAAGGGAAAAGAGACGGCTGCAAGGACCATCGGAGTGCAGAGAGACGTGACTAAGATCTCTCGAGAAACTGAATATCACTGAATGGCACTTGTATCCATGGTAAGAACGATCTATTATTATGAGTGCTATTTTTATAGTCTAATTGTGCAGTCTAAGGTTGCCAGGTACAGTCTATGATGATATCCGAATGAAAAGAGAACTAATTTTGAGACCTGGATGGATCAGGTTGCCATGTAACCCCTACTCCGCCTTCTTAGAAGTCTTGGTTCGAAGCTTCATGAGAATGTAAACCATAGCATACGAACTGAAGACAAACGCAGCTGTGATGCCCGCGTCCCTCCAGGCGTATGAGTACgacttgagattgagagtcttgaggtAGTCATTAGCCTTGCTGTAAGTACACACCTTACACTCGTCGGTCGCATCAGGGTTGATCAGATTGCTGGGCACGTGTGTAAGCCACTCCTTGAGGTATTCACCACATGTAGTGCCGTTGGGAGGACTGAACCGAGCAAACTCGCTTTCCTTGCACTTGACGGGGGACCCCCACAGGTCAAACGTCAGCATACTACCCATGAGGTAGTTGAAAGGGTTGATGTAGTAGATCCAGTATTTCCAGAAGTCCTGGATGCTGGAGTAGGGTACCAAAACACCGCAGAAAGATACCAGGACAGTGAGGAGAAGTGGATTGACCAGTGATGCGAACACCTCGTTTGGCGCGTACGCAGCGATGAACTGACCAATGCCAGTGTAGATGAACTCATACATAAGCATGACAAAGAACGTGCCGCCAGCACGGGTAGAATCACTTGGGAAACCGACGGTGTAATACCAGGCGACGTAGTAGATGACGGCACAAATGATCAGATAAGGGACTTCCGAGACAATCAGGCCAGTCACGAAAGCGACCCAAGAGTacatctttgacttcttctcacGGGTCTCGAAGATGTCTCGACGATGGATGAACAAcggttgaagctgagccaTGACACCGGGAGCGACAAaaatgaagttgaagacCGTGAACAACTTCAATTGAAGTTCAGCGACAGACGATCCAACCTGCCAAAAACTAAAGCCGTTGAAGAGGGCAGAGGACAAGTGGAGAGCGaacttgttgttgatgtagTCTGTGTTGCGATACAAGGCGATGTTCATGCGATGGGTGACGAGCTTGGTCTGCTCCCACAGAGAGGTAGCAAATTCGTGTCCATCGTCGGTAGTGGCCGGGGGCTTGGAAGCAGCTTCgctgatgatgccatcaagctctttctcaacagcatcgtGCTCAGGGGAAGACAACCAGACCTGGTTCCAGTCCTTGCCTTGCGAGAGATGTCCAGAGACGACGTCAATCATGTGCTCGGCAGGGTTGACATGTTCTGGGCAAGGAGCTCCATAGCGGCCAAAGTAGCCAGTAACCGTGCTGCCATGCTCGCCAATGTCGCCAAAGTACACTGTCTTACCACCCTtagcgagaagaagaagggtgtcAAACTGAGAGAAGAGCTGGGCAGAGGGCTGGTGAATGGTGACGAGGATGGCTTGACCGTGGGCAGCCAGCTTGCGCAAAAAACGAACGGTGTTGTATGCAGATTGTCCATCAAGACCAGAAGTAGGCTCGTCgaggaagatcaagatgctAGGCTTCGAGACCAGTTCGACACCAATAGTAACACGCTTGCGCTGTTCGACACTCAGACCGGCGCCGACTTGGCCGATGAGGGTATCCGcaagatcatgaagttcCAGAAGGTCAATGATGGTGTCAACAtacttgagcttctcctcgcgAGGAGTGTCACGGCTTTGTCGCAGAAGGGCAGAAAACTCCAGAGCCTCACGGACGGTAGCATAGGGTTCGTGGACATCGAGCTGTTCACAGTAACCTGCAGAACGTTGGAAAGAAACCGGAAGGGGACGGCCATCAACCATAATAGAGCCCCGAATGGTACCCTCAGTCTTGCGCTGAGCCAGAACATCGAGCAGTGTAGTCTTTCCAGCACCTGAAGAACCCATAAGAGCACCCAGCATGCCCGGCTTGACCCAGCCTTGAAcattatcaagaagaacgcgATCACCTTGAGGAGTCTTGACAGTATAGCTGAGGTTCTTCCAGGTAAACACAGAGGTGTTGCGGACCAGACCCATTTCACCACTGGTGTCAGAGTCATCGCCAGAtacaacaccaccatcactGCTgcccatgatcttcttctcacccttTGTCTgtccctcttcatcagactgGCGAAGAACAGCGGTGATGTGAGCGTTCTCGCGAGGAATGACCAGACTGGGTCCATCCTCGGAGGAGGCGTGCCACTTGGTGGTGAAGTAGATGGTGATGGCAACGAAGAGCGCCCACCAGGCCCAAATAATACCGAAGTTTCTCCAAAGGTGGTCATGGCTGTACGAAAGAGATGCCAGGTAGTCGTCACCAGTAACGAAGTTCACTCCAGCCTTGGCTCCACCGACTCCAGAACAAGCCTGGTGATCGCCATTGGTGAAGCCAGGACCACTGGGTACGAGACTGTGCCCAACACAAGGAATGATCTTGTCATGGAACTCGTTTGACAGAAGAGCGTCGAAGCCGTAAGCCAAGGGGTTGATCCAGAAGAGCCAGACAAACCAATCATGCATCAAAGGCTTGCTAATGAGATAGCCAGAGTACATGATCGTGGCGCTGATGAGAAAACCCGAAACCTTGGAAGCAGCATCAAAGGTGCTGAAAGCCGCTCCGACAGCTCTGAAAAGGGCCGTGATACACTAATGAAGTGTGTTAGCAATGGAGTGTTAGTGAGTAGGAGTACTACGCTTACAATTgtgattgagatgagaagaacccagaaggtgaagaagtgTCCGGCTGTGGCGGTAAGGCCAACCATGAAATACTCAACCACTGAAAAGGTGCTGACCTGCAACAGAATCACAGGTATATCAGCTGCAATCTGAGCGATACAGAAAGCAGCAGGGTGGTACATGGCAAAGGATTTGTGCTTGAGAAGAACAGGACGTCCAGTGAAAGAGTCAGTGACCTCGGACATTGAGACCAGGGAGTTGCATAGAAGAGCGATGAAGACAGCGCCTGATTTGATGAAAAGACCGCTTGAGTCATCAGAGGCATTGTAGAACAGAGAGCCAGCGATCAAAGCCTGCACGATCATGGCAAGctgcttgatcaagaaggtaGGCTTGTCTCCGAGGACAATCTGGTACTGACGCTTCACACAAGCTTTGGCCTGTGAGATGAACCCAACTGTCATGGGACTACTATCGGGGAGCTTCTGATCCTTCTG encodes:
- a CDS encoding ATPase, which translates into the protein MDSDANDNDSQTVYELTPMEKVSHDDVEWSMKSEVVEYKERDKASGFPDRELGVTWTNLTVDVIAADAAIHENVLSQYNIPKLIKESRQKSPLKTILDNSHGCVKPGEMLLVLGRPGSGCTTLLNMIANKRRGYANIKGDVHYGSMTAEEAKTYRGQIVMNTEEEVFYPALTVGQTMDFASRLKVPFQLPNGVNSHEELRVQTRDFLLKSMSIEHTIDTKVGDAFIRGVSGGERKRVSIIETLATQGSVFCWDNSTRGLDASTALEYTKAIRAMTDVMGLASIVTLYQAGNGIYDLFDKVLVLDEGKEVYYGPLKEAKPFMESMGFICQHGANVADYLTGVTVPTERQIHPDHQNRFPRTADALRAEYEKSPIYERMKSEYDYPTSAIADERTKQFKLGVRQQKDQKLPDSSPMTVGFISQAKACVKRQYQIVLGDKPTFLIKQLAMIVQALIAGSLFYNASDDSSGLFIKSGAVFIALLCNSLVSMSEVTDSFTGRPVLLKHKSFAMYHPAAFCIAQIAADIPVILLQVSTFSVVEYFMVGLTATAGHFFTFWVLLISITICITALFRAVGAAFSTFDAASKVSGFLISATIMYSGYLISKPLMHDWFVWLFWINPLAYGFDALLSNEFHDKIIPCVGHSLVPSGPGFTNGDHQACSGVGGAKAGVNFVTGDDYLASLSYSHDHLWRNFGIIWAWWALFVAITIYFTTKWHASSEDGPSLVIPRENAHITAVLRQSDEEGQTKGEKKIMGSSDGGVVSGDDSDTSGEMGLVRNTSVFTWKNLSYTVKTPQGDRVLLDNVQGWVKPGMLGALMGSSGAGKTTLLDVLAQRKTEGTIRGSIMVDGRPLPVSFQRSAGYCEQLDVHEPYATVREALEFSALLRQSRDTPREEKLKYVDTIIDLLELHDLADTLIGQVGAGLSVEQRKRVTIGVELVSKPSILIFLDEPTSGLDGQSAYNTVRFLRKLAAHGQAILVTIHQPSAQLFSQFDTLLLLAKGGKTVYFGDIGEHGSTVTGYFGRYGAPCPEHVNPAEHMIDVVSGHLSQGKDWNQVWLSSPEHDAVEKELDGIISEAASKPPATTDDGHEFATSLWEQTKLVTHRMNIALYRNTDYINNKFALHLSSALFNGFSFWQVGSSVAELQLKLFTVFNFIFVAPGVMAQLQPLFIHRRDIFETREKKSKMYSWVAFVTGLIVSEVPYLIICAVIYYVAWYYTVGFPSDSTRAGGTFFVMLMYEFIYTGIGQFIAAYAPNEVFASLVNPLLLTVLVSFCGVLVPYSSIQDFWKYWIYYINPFNYLMGSMLTFDLWGSPVKCKESEFARFSPPNGTTCGEYLKEWLTHVPSNLINPDATDECKVCTYSKANDYLKTLNLKSYSYAWRDAGITAAFVFSSYAMVYILMKLRTKTSKKAE